Proteins co-encoded in one Triplophysa dalaica isolate WHDGS20190420 chromosome 16, ASM1584641v1, whole genome shotgun sequence genomic window:
- the LOC130437768 gene encoding uncharacterized protein LOC130437768, giving the protein MMDDVDSGLSDLIYSVLPNSSSNDLLLEALQTLGVETVEDLKYVQEADLVNTIRPIEARKLIARFKAFSEKNAKEIPDLPTRAEPERCISKHTGTMPCGDHRSTSENSADHSNSPQASSSSSEVSTPHRNTPVDNNWHFNFEIPWSKMPSELTRKLENKERPTGRERRELIRLMLGEILTICPTPGKKHLCEIARKIVSRYPLSFRDVIEDQVVGSGYDSLTKQLQARLDNMKRGKTSLYLKRQTSSTSEGEDPPSKIRRVDTYGCTNWQPKRLPPGETEETQKCAQEELKNMHKNKSKNTKSIQEKMLATFYTQRSDICKMETPFLVIEWPYLFEMCGIMVHFKELTDMDVDRGAISSKSERVISYLMSHDKKNSKIGGILEGIESAKAKHLDPYLPGCVMLLLKHFSEDQAKMFVMVDETCLPSEVDQLPSTPCVVVCGSSPLTAENLMIAVDQTIVKDGVTNCVDALVMMFVYYYCLNISYPLELGATLEFMQRCLFRINPDRGTKVEKQQSKKQQSINPKVLSLITNIADFEWRE; this is encoded by the exons A TGATGGATGATGTAGACAGTGGTCTTTCTGACTTAATTTACTCTGTCCTGCCAAATTCAAGTTCAAATGACCTGCTGTTAGAGGCTCTTCAGACCTTGGGTGTGGAAACCGTGGAAGATTTAAAATATGTCCAGGAGGCAGATCTTGTTAATACCATCAGGCCAATTGAAGCTCGAAAATTGATTGCGAGATTTAAAGCTTTTT CTGAAAAGAATGCCAAAGAGATTCCTGATCTGCCTACCAGAGCTGAGCCAGAAAGATGTATAAGCAAACACACAGGAACAATGCCATGCGGAGACCATCGATCTACAA GTGAAAACAGTGCAGATCATTCCAACTCTCCACAGGCTTCCTCAAGCTCAAGTGAAGTCTCAACTCCTCATAGAAACACTCCAGTGGATAACAACTGGCACTTCAATTTTGAGATACCCTGGAGTAAAATGCCGTCAGAACTTACAAGAAAGCTCGAAAATAAAGAGCGGCCAACAGGACGTGAAAGACGTGAACTGATTCGCCTGATGTTAGGAGAGATTCTAACCATCTGCCCTACACCAGGGAAGAAACATCTATGTGAAATTGCCAGGAAGATTGTTTCAAGATATCCTCTGTCATTTAGAGATGTTATTGAAGATCAAGTTGTTGGTAGTGGTTATGACTCCCTTACCAAGCAGCTGCAGGCTAGACTTGACAACATGAAAAGAGGGAAAACCTCACTTTACCTGAAAAGACAGACGTCCAGCACAAGTGAGGGAGAAGACCCACCTTCCAAGATAAGAAGAGTGGATACATATGGTTGCACAAATTGGCAACCAAAACGGCTGCCACCGGGTGAAACCGAGGAGACTCAGAAATGTGCACAAGAAGAATTAAAGAAcatgcacaaaaacaaaagcaagaaCACCAAAAGTATTCAAGAAAAAATGCTGGCTACTTTCTACACTCAGAGAAGCGACATATGTAAAATGGAAACCCCTTTTTTGGTAATAGAGTGGCCATATCTGTTTGAGATGTGCGGGATAATGGTCCACTTCAAAGAGCTAACAGATATGGATGTTGACAGAGGAGCCATCTCAAGTAAATCTGAAAGAGTCATTTCATATCTCATGTCCCATGACAAGAAGAACAGCAAAATAGGGGGCATCCTAGAAGGCATTGAAAGTGCCAAAGCGAAGCATCTAGATCCTTATCTTCCTGGATGTGTGATGCTGCTTCTGAAACATTTCAGTGAAGATCAGGCAAAGATGTTCGTGATGGTTGATGAGACGTGTCTGCCGTCTGAAGTTGATCAACTGCCCAGCACGCCTTGCGTCGTTGTGTGTG GGAGTTCTCCCCTCACAGCTGAAAACTTGATGATTGCTGTGGACCAGACCATCGTGAAAGATGGGGTCACAAATTGTGTTGATGCCCTTGTAATGATGTTCGTATACTACTACTGCCTCAACATCAGTTATCCACTGGAACTTGGAGCAACTCTGGAGTTCATGCAGAG ATGCCTTTTCCGGATAAATCCAGATAGGGGGACCAAAGTGGAGAAGCAGCAATCTAAAAAACAGCAGTCCATAAATCCTAAGGTTCTTTCTTTGATTACAAACATTGCAGACTTTGAATGGCGAGAGTAG
- the kazald2 gene encoding kazal-type serine peptidase inhibitor domain 2, with protein sequence MICLLAMLVMMLASVSQSFRLGRVDWQKSVLPGEGCPKKCHSERCPDLRQMQGCAGGLVRDQCGCCWECGNEEGQLCDPQPGSTFYGRCGEGLRCRTSGKNAGGEPRAVCVCSKQEALCGSDGKTYNNVCQFRAAKHKQGKGQMLTMVHHGPCKAKPVITLAPRDIVTPRGSDVIFSCEVSSYPLASIQWRKEGDVVSFPADDSSMAVQARGRPRRFELTGWLQIQAVGPSDAGVYTCTARNAFGEVSASARLQVTHGGSHLSKDLRPIENGEYRITDEEEVIEDDEDYEGRPSGHMYL encoded by the exons ATGATTTGTTTACTGGCGATGCTGGTCATGATGCTGGCTTCGGTATCCCAATCCTTCCGTCTGGGTCGTGTAGACTGGCAGAAGAGCGTTTTACCAGGGGAGGGATGTCCTAAAAAGTGTCACTCTGAAAGATGTCCAGATCTCAGGCAGATGCAGGGCTGTGCAGGGGGGCTGGTTCGAGATCAGTGTGGGTGCTGTTGGGAATGTGGAAATGAAGAGGGGCAACTGTGTGACCCGCAGCCCGGCTCCACGTTCTACGGGCGCTGTGGTGAAGGTCTGCGCTGCCGAACTTCAGGCAAAAACGCTGGTGGTGAGCCCCGCGCCGTCTGCGTGTGCAGCAAGCAGGAAGCACTTTGTGGATCAGACGGGAAGACGTACAACAACGTGTGTCAGTTTCGGGCAGCCAAACACAAGCAGGGCAAGGGGCAGATGTTGACGATGGTTCACCACGGACCCTGCAAGGCAA AGCCGGTCATCACTCTCGCTCCCCGTGACATCGTCACACCAAGGGGAAGTGACGTCATCTTTTCCTGCGAGGTTTCGTCGTATCCATTGGCGTCCATTCAGTGGAGGAAAGAGGGGGATGTTGTTTCCTTTCCTGCGGATGATTCGAGCATGGCTGTTCAG GCTCGCGGCCGCCCGCGGCGGTTTGAACTGACCGGCTGGCTCCAGATTCAAGCAGTCGGTCCGAGTGATGCAGGTGTGTACACGTGTACCGCCAGGAACGCCTTCGGAGAGGTTTCTGCCTCCGCCAGATTACAGGTTACACACGGAG gGTCTCATCTGAGCAAAGATCTCCGACCGATTGAAAACGGAGAATACAGAATAACGGACGAAGAAGAGGTGATCGAAGATGACGAAGATTACGAGGGCCGGCCCAGCGGCCATATGTATTTGTGA